From the Streptococcus halotolerans genome, the window AAAAAAGCTAAGATTGCCAGCAACCTTAGACTTTTTGTCCTTCTTCTTGTTCTTCTTTTGCGATTTGTTCTTTAATTTTACGTTCTTCTTCCTCTTTTGCAAGACGTTCCATTTCCGCTTTACGGCGAACAGATTCACGCTTTGCAACTGGATCTGGATGAATGGTTACATATCCTGCTTCAATCTCTTCCAAGGCACGAAGAGTCGATTTTTCAGATTTAAATTCTTTAGTGGCTTTGGCACCAGCTTCTAATTCATGGGCACGTTTAGCTTGTAGAATAACCAATGAATATTTCGAAGGCACTTTATCCAATAATTTATCAATAGAAGGTTTTAACATCATAAGCGTTTTATCTCTTTTCTAAATCCTATTTACTAGCGCTTGTCTTTGCAATCATTTTATCGTAACGACCGATAACACGTTCGACACGGAAATGCTCCGCTTCAATAATACGTTTAACACGTTCCGCAGCGAGTGGTACTTCGTCGTTAACAACAGCATAATCGTATTCACGCATAAGGGCTATCTCTTCACGTGCGCGTTCGATACGACGCGCAATAACTTCTTGGCTATCCGTTCCGCGACCAACTAGACGGTCTTCTAATTCTTCCAAATCTGGAGGTGTTAGAAAAACAAAGACACCATCAGGCACTTTCTTCTTGACTTGGATAGCTCCTTGCACTTCAATCTCAAGAAAAACATCAATTCCTTTGTCTAGTGTTTCGTTAACATAGGTGAGTGGCGTTCCGTAGTAATTACCAACGTACTCTGCATATTCTAACATTTGCCCTTGACGAATCAGTTCCTCAAACTCTTCGCGGGTTCTAAAGAAATAATCAACACCATCAACTTCACCAGGTCTTTGAGGACGTGTCGTCATAGACACTGAATACTCAAACTTATGATCTGGCGTCGAAAAAATTTCTTGTCTAACTGTTCCTTTTCCAACACCCGATGGTCCAGAAAAAACAATTAACAAACCACGTTCAGACATGATGTTCTCCTTAAAAGTATTTTCTATCTATTATACCAAATAGGTGAGATATTTCAAGCTGATTGAGTCTCTTTACCCAACTTATATAATATTCGAAAATACTAACTTTTTAATTAAGTCGAGGATAAAAAAATCCTATTTACAGCACCAGTGGAGTAACGAGGTTTCAACTTAATAGATCTGAATTGAAAAATGTCACATCATTTTAGTAAAAAAAGCAAGATGATCTATCTTTGACGAAGTTTCTAAGCCTACTCAGAGAAAACTTCTAGTCGCTCGAGTCCCTGACAATGCATCCTATTAGATCTAAAAATAAGCATTAGTTTTTTAGAGATAATCCTTTGTGATTAACGATTTGCTAGCCACCAGTTAATCTATTCACGTCTCAGTTCTGAAAGGTCTCAAACGTTCTAACATAAAGACAATTCATGTAAAATCATATATTCCACTATATCAAAAAGACCAATGTATTCATTATCGTTCTATTAGAAGTCATTTGAACCATCATAAAACAAAGCGCTTTTCTCCAAAATAGTGATGCCGGCATCTTTTTTCAACGTCCAAAACCATCAAAAAACAACGACCTTTCCCTTATGGATATAAGGAACAAGGCCGCTGCCTAATTTTTCATAATATTGTCCACTTGACAGTGAGCCACTTAGATTGCATTCCTCTTCTATGAGATACTACAAGTGACAAGGAGAGCTTTATTTGAGAAATAGACTTTACAGAGACATTGACTCATTTTCATTTACTACTTTTTTAGCGAAAGATGGTGACTCATTTTTCTTTCTTTAACTTCCTCAAACCCCAGATACTTCCTAAGAGAAGTACTAGAGCCACACTGCAATAATGAACAGCATCTTGCAAATGGGAATCTTCCACATTTTTTCGATTTTTTTTCACAACAAGCCTACCTGATTGGTGCTGCGTTTGATTCTTGTCTGCTGCTTTATTATTGGTTAACTCATAATTTGTCTCAGATGCATTTTTCGCACCAACGCGTTCTTCTTTTCTAGAAGAAACCACTCGTGCTTCAGAAGCATCATCACCTGTTGGTGACACAGAGTTCAACTCTGTCTTTGGTCCAACTTGTGTCGAAGTGGAGCGAGGTGTCTCTAGAATCCGTGGACTAGCAGTGTCAGATACTGACTTATGATTCTTGTCTGGATTCTTCAACTCAGATTTTTGACCGATCTCAGGCGAGAAAGGAGTCTCTGGGATAACACTTGAACTAATTTCGCTCTTTGTGCCTATTGCTAAATCAGAACCAGTATTATCTGTCACTGGTGAATCAGGAGTCAATACAGACTGAGTATTGATTTCTGTCCTTGATTGATCTGGAGTATCCATAGGAACTTGTGGAACAATCTCGCTTTTGGCATCAATCGTTACTTCCGAATCTGCTTGTGGTACAACGCGGGTTGTTGATGAAGCTTCAGCGTTATCTGAACGGCCTTTCAATTCAGGTTTTTGACCGATCTCAGGCGAGAAAGGAGTCTCTGGGGTAACACTTGAACTAATTTCGCTCTTTGTACTTATCGCCAGATCTGAATCGATTGATGGTACAACGCGAGCTGTTGATGTGTCTTTGGTGTTGCCGGTAGAGACCTTCAACTTGGTTTTAGAAGCGATTTCAGTATCCGTTAAACGAGAGGTTTTTGGAACTTCTGGAGCTGAAACAGATGGGTTCAGACTTTTTAATACTGTTTTGGGACCTACTTGGGTAGCCGTGGAGCGTGGAATCTCTGGGATTCGCGGAATTTCCATGTCAGTTTCTGAATCATTAGTCTTGATCGGAATCTTAGACTCAGGCTTCGTACCAATTTCTGTCTTGGATTGGTCTGGAGCGTCAGTAGGGACTTGTGAAACAAGCACTGTCTTAGAACCAATCGCTACATTAGAATCAGTTGATGGAACCACGCGGGCTGTTGATGTATCTTCGGTGTTACCGGCAGAAACTTTCAACTCAGTTTTAGGGCCTATCTGCGTATCAGTCGAACGGGGAACCTCTGGAATCTTCAACTCAGGCTTCGTACCAATGTCGGTCTTAGATTGGTCTGGAGTGTCAGTTGGAACTGATGCAACAAGCACAGTTTTAGAACCAATCGCTACATTAGAATCAGTTGATGGAACCATGCGAGCTGTTGACGAATCATTGGTATCACTTGTAGAAACTTTCAACTTCGTTTTAGGACCTATATGAGTATCAGTCGAACGGGGCGTCTCCGAAACACTTGGAAATTCTGGAGTTGAAGCAGATGGGGCCATACTCTTCAATTCTGTTTTAGGACCTACTTGTGTATCAGTCGAACGAGGTGTCTCCTGAATACTTGGAACTTCTGGAGTTGAAGCAGATGGGGCCATACTCTTCAATTCTGTTTTAGGACCTACTTCAGTATCAGTTGAGCGAGGCGTCTCTGGAATCTTCAACTCAGACTTCGTACCAATTTCTGTATTGGATTGATCTGGAGTAACATTAGGAACTTGTGATACAAGCACAGTTTTAGAACCAATCGCTACATTAGGATCAGTTGATGGAACCACGCGAGCTGTTGAGGTATCTTCGGTGTTACCTGCAGAAACTTTCAACTTCGTTTTAGGGCCTATCTGCGTATCAGTCGAACGGGGAACCTCTGGAATCTTCAACTCAGGCTTCGTACCAATGTCTGTCTTAGATTGATCTGGAGTGTCAATTGGAACTGATGAAACAAGCACCGTTTTAGAACCAATTGCTACATTAGAATCAGTTGGCGGAACCACGTGGGCTGTTGAGGTATCTTCGGTGTTACCTGCAGAAACTTTCAACTTCGTTTTAGGGCCTATCTGCGTATCAGTCGAACGAGGTGTCTCCTGAATACTTGGAAATTCTGGAGTTGAAGCAGATGGGGCCATACTCTCCAATTCTGTTTTAGGACCTACTTCAGTATCAGTCGAACGTGAGGTATCTGGAATCTTCAACTCAGGCTTCGTACCAATTTCTGTCTTGGATTGGTCTGGAGCGTCAGTAGGGACTTGTGAAACAAGTACTGTCTTAGAACCAATTGCTACATCGGAATTAGTTGACGGAACAACACGGGCTGTTGAGGTATCTTCGGTGTTTCCTGTAGAAACTTTCAACTCGGTTTTAGGACCTATATGAGTATCTGTTGAACGAGGTATCTCCGAAATACTTGGAAATTCTGGAGTAGATGCAGCTGGACTCAGACTTCTCAATTCTGTTTTGGGTCCTATTTGAGTAGCCGTAGAGCGTGGAATCTCTGGGATTCGTGGGATTTCCATGTCAGTTTCTGAATCATTAGTCTTGATCGGAATCTTTAGCTCCGGCTTCGTACCAATGTCTGTCTTGGATTGGTCTGGAGTATCAGTTGGAACTGGTGAAACGAGAACTGTCTTAGAGCCAATTGCTACATTAGAATCAGTTGATGGTACAACGCGAGCTGTTGAGGTATCTTCAGCGTTACCTCTAGAGACTTTCAACTCTGTTTTAGGACCTATATGAGTATCTGTTGAACGAGGTGTTTCTGGAATACTTGGAGCGACTGGGGTTGAAACAGCCTTGTCGCTCTCTTCTTTGCTTTTTGCAAAATAATCCTTCCACTGCTGCTCACCTAAATCTAAGGTGTATAGGTTTCTAATAGCAACACCTTTACTACCGTCATAATTATTAGTAATATAGGCTTTTCCGTCTCTATCAACAACTGTGTAACGTTTTAAGCTTTGTAAAGGTTTGCCATCTTTAGCATCAATCACAGCCGTATGATCATCTGTGTCCGTTACATAGAGTGCCGTTAGTTTGCCACTGTTATCAAACTCAGCTCCCCAAACGTTAACAATGTGTCCTCTGTACTTATTGAACAGATAATCCACCGCCAAAGCTTTTTTTACCCTCAAAGCCTGTTTAATCTTGCTACCAAGAGATACAAGGTCGCTCACTTCTTCTCGGCTAGTGAGTAGCTTCTGTCCAAAAACATCTTTGAAGAAACCACCACGTTGGTCCAACGTCCCTTTTGTTTCTCTTTCTCGATAATTAGCTTCATTATTCACTTCATATTTACGGGCATCTGGATAGCCACTAAAAAATAGATCTAGTACTCTATGAGTATAAACAGATTTTGAAAAATAAGTCTTAAACAAGTCAAATAGTTGACTTTTATGTCCTCCCTCATAGTTCCGATGCTCTCGCAAATCAATTGGTTTATAATTATCTGGTGTTACAACCCCATTTGTAGCAGATTCTTCTAGATATTTGTCCACATACTCTTTATTATTAGCTAGCCACCAATGAAGCATATTAGCTGCTACACCTGCTGAACAAAGTCCAAAGTCACCACTATTTGCAGTATAATCTTTATTGGCATCAAAAAGTTGACTGCCGTCTTTATAAGGCGCTGTGTAGTAACCTTGATAATATTCTTTCTGCCATGTCAATTCATCCTTATTCGGCCTCGACACTCCATGAGTCCATTCTTGACTCTCTGATATTATTGGAGGTGTATAACTATCTTTAACTGATTTCAAAGGCTCTGGTTTCGATACAACTTCTTCAACAGTCGTTGTGGTAGCAGAGGAAGCATCCGCAAGAGGTTCTTGAGTTGCAACCGACGAGCTATTATCCATTTCTTGTGCTGAGTCAGGGGAAACCTCTCTTGCTTCACTGCTTGTCTCAGAATTTAACTGCTCTAATTCTGGTGTAACTTCTGATTCTGACGTAACTTCTGGTTCTGGTGAAACTTCTGGAACAAGATTTTCTTGTTCTTGAACCAAGGTAGCCTGCCCTACATTATTTCCGCTAGCCAAAAGATTTCCGGTTGCTTCCGTTTCGTTTGCTAATGCAGGGGTAGCGCTTCCAACTGCAAGTATAGCTAAAACACTTGCTCCAAATAGCCACTGTTTACCTGATTTCCACATTCTAAAGTGTCCAATTTTATGTTTAACTAATTTATTATACATAACACATATTCCTCCAATTTTAGACATTTTCCATCATTTAGAATAACATATTAGAATATAGATGCAATAAAAATATAATAAAATTACACAAAAAACACATAAATTAAAAATAGCAACAATTAAACATTAACCGAACTGCCATCAATACGGCTTCGTAAACTATTATATGGCAGTGATAACAAGCTAAAAGGCACACTTTTTGTACAACAGCTATAACGTGTCTTTGGTTAATACGATACTGATAGGCATTTGTTATAAAGGCTAGAAAAGGTACTTCACCAATAGATATAAGGTCTAAATTTCAGTGCTATCTCCTCCAATGAGCTTAAAATATTAAGGTTTAGACCTTACATTTCAAATATTTGAAATCTCTCAGTGATTCAACTCACCAAAACTTCAAAGTTCAAACCCTACTTGAACTCCACCTAAATTCTTCTCTCGTCATTGCACACGCGCTTCATCAGAAACTTATTCTGAGGTAAAAATCAGGATCGACTGGTACTTCTTCGTTATAAGAAAGTGTTTACCTGCCAAAATAAGTCTGCCAGCATGATTTTGACCCCACCTATCATCGACCTTAAAAGAACTTATTGTGACATTCCTTATTAATGCCGATAAAATATCGTACAAATCTTCTAATAAGGGATTTTTATTAGAAAGAAATTAAACAACTTACTAAAAACAAACGACCAAAGACCGTCAACTTAATATCGAAAACTAAGTAGTGTCCTTTAACGTAACTACTGAATGAATCAACATTCTTAAGAAATGATGAACTAGAGAATTTTTTCGATATGCTTTATTGCTAAGCACTTTAAAACGATCACCGTTTTAAACAAACAAAAAAAGAGAACCATATTTGATTCTCTTCTTAGTTGATATAATCCCTCTACAATCGACAAAGCCTTTTTATTTGGCGTAGTCAATAGCACGGAATTCTCGAATAACGGTTACCTTAATATTTCCTGGGTAATCTAAGTTACTTTCAATTTTTTCCCGAACTTTATGTGACAGAGTTGTTACCTGATCATCACTTAATTTCTTAGGATGAACCATAATTCTGATTTCACGTCCAGCTTGCAAGGCAAAACTATTTTGAACACCATCAAAACTAGAGGCAATTTCTTCTAATTCACGTAGGCGTTTTATGTAGTTTTCCATCGATTCGTTTCGCGCACCTGGTCGCGCGGAACTCAAAGCATCTGCTGCTGCAACTAGAACGGCGATAACACTATCTGGTTCGACATCACCGTGATGGCTTGCAATTGCATTGACAACGATTGGATTTTCTTTATATTTGCGAGCAAATTCTGTACCAATCTCAACATGACTTCCTTCGACCTCACGATCAATGGCTTTTCCCATGTCATGTAAGAATCCAGCACGACGAGCAAGCGATACATTTTCACCCAGTTCACCAGCCATGATACCAGCGAGTTTACCAACCTCAACTGAATGACGAAGGACATTTTGTCCGTATGATGTCCTAAACTGCAAGCGTCCCATGATTTTAATCAAATCAGGATGAAGGTTGGGAGCACCGATTTCGTAAGCGGCTTCTTCACCGTATTCACGGATACGATTATCCAGTTCCTGACGATTCTTCTCAACAAGTTCCTCAATTCGAGCCGGATGAATACGACCATCAGCAATCAAGGCTTCCAGAGTCATTCTTGCAATTTCGCGACGAATAGGATCAAAACCAGACAGAACAACCACTTCTGGCGTATCATCTATGATGATATCAATACCTGTTAAACTTTCCAAGGTACGAATATTGCGACCTTCACGTCCAATAATACGACCTTTCATACTGTCGTCTGGTAAATGAACCGTCGTAATAGTCTGTTCTGTAACGTACTCGCCAGCCATGCGTTGCATAGCTTGGGAAAGCAAATTTTTGGCAATTTTAGTCGACTTATCTTTTATTTCTTGCTCTGCTTCACGGATCTTAGTTGCAATCTCATGCGTCAACTTAGATTCCGTATCCATCAAGATAACTTCACGTGCTTCTGCAATGGTCATATGACCAACACGTTCCAGTTCGGCACGCTTTTCATCTTCTATTTCGCTAATTTGATTTTCGCGTTCATCGATATGTTTAGATTTATCAAAAAGACTTTGTTCTTTAGATTCGAGTGTTTTTTCTTTTATAGCTAAATTTTCATCCTTACGGTCGAGCGAATAAGCACGTTCGGTTAAACGATTTTCTCTTTCTTTCAACTCTTGTTTATCAGCTTTAAATTCCTGGTCAACTTCTTCTCGATATTTTCTTGCTTCTTCCTTTGCTTCTAGAAGGAGCTCTTTTTGATGAGCAATGCTTTCTCTCTCAGCTGTTTTACGAATCGCTTGCGCTTCCATCTCTGCCTTTCCGCGCAGGTTAACAGCATCCTGTTCAGCATTTAACAATGTTAATTCCGCTGCTTCCTTTGAAGATTTCATCTTCATCGTCATGATAGCGTAACCAACAGCTAAACCAATGAGGGCAAAAATCAATGTTAAAACAACAATTCCTAACATCTTATTTACCTCAAAATTCTAAGGTTTTAATATAGTCAAAACCACTTTTAAGTTTATCATATTTTAAGTCTTTTCACAATGGAAAATCAGCGAAAGACCTCTCTACCAAATTATGATATGATAAGCATATAAAAAGAATTGGAGGCGCTTATGTCAAAAGAAGTTATTGTTGAAAGTTTTGAACTTGACCACACCATCGTTAAGGCACCTTATGTAAGGCTTATTTCTGAAGAATCCGGTCCAGTTGGTGATGTTATTACCAATTTCGATATCCGATTGGTTCAACCAAACGAAGATGCTATCCCAACTGCTGGGTTACACACCATCGAACATCTATTAGCCAAACTCATCCGTGAACGAATGGACGGTTTGATTGACTGTTCCCCATTTGGCTGCCGAACAGGTTTTCACATGATTATGTGGGGCAGACAAGAAGCCACTGAAGTCGCTAAAGTGATAAAATCATCGCTAGAAGAAATTGCCAACGTTACTTCTTGGGATGATGTCCCTGGTACAACCATTGAATCTTGTGGAAACTATAAAGACCATAGCCTTTTTTCTGCTAAAGAATGGGCAAAAGTCATCTTAGAAAAAGGGATTTCTGACAACGCTTTTGAGCGTCATGTCGTTTAGAATAACAAAAAAGAGGGAACTCCCTCTTTTTTTCTATAAACTTAATAATCAAGATTATCCGCATTTCCTGGTTTATTACCAACGAAGTAACCTGTTTTAGCATTAATCGAGAACAGATAGGTGCCATCTGGTTTGAACATGTTGTAATAACCATTACCATTGACAATATTAACACGTTCAAGAATATAGTTGTTTCCGGAAATATTGCCGCGGGCTTGGGCTTTCCCAACAACAGTCTCTAAAACACCAGGAGCAAAGTTCCAGGCAGCATTCCCAGAATCAGCAATGGCTGCTTCATTATAAGGAACACGGCTGAGATTTCGCTGTAAGCTAGCGGCATCGTAACCGGAAATACCATAGGATGGCGCAACAGGTGCTGCTGGGGCAGCTTCTTGATTGTTTTGAGATGGCGCAGCAGCTTGGCTCTCTGTTCGAGAAGCAGCCGCAGCTTCTTCTTCAGCGGCTTTTGATGCACTTTCACTAGCAGCAACACTTGATTGACGACTAGCTTCTGCTTCAGCAGCACTACTATCCTTAACACCTTTTAATTCATCTCTGCCTTTTTTGACAGCTTTTTGCAATAAATTATCCAAACTTGCATTACCTGTGTTTAAGGTTCCAACTGATAAATCATCAAAATTAGCATCCGCCTTAGGTTTGGCTGAATCAACTAACTCCCCATCGACAATAACTGCCTTGTCAAATTTGGCATTGACAGCTTGAATACCATCAATTTGCTCCTTCAAGTTATCATATTTTTCTTTAGCAGCATCATAAAACTTTGTACCCTCTAGTTTTTTAAGCGCTATTTCTAACTCAGGAAGTTTCCCAAACTCACTATTTTTAAGTTTAACGGCCTTGTCGTCGGTAAAGAAACCATCATACATTTCTCCAAAAGCTTCGTTATCCTTAATCGATTGAGCCGTGGCATGTTTACCAGATGCATCCAACGCTTTGCGGCTACTACTTGAAGCTGTCGAAGGGCTTGAAGCAGCCTCTTTTTTATTAAATTGGTTGACACCATAGCTGATTCCAAAAACGCTTAAAAGGAGTAATAACAAACCTACTAAAATAGGGACCTTCCTCTTATAAAAAGGTTTGTCATCCAAGTCACTAGAATCTTTCAAAATAGAATCATCTTCAGGCTCTGCAGATATGCTAGCAACTGCTGCCTGCTCGTCAGCATTATTATCTCCCAAGTCTGATGATGACATAACTGCCGCTGTTGTTTCCATATCAGCGTTTACTTCTGAAGCCGCTAAATCAGATTCTGAATCAATCGAGTCATGTTCAACTTCTGCGCGTTGTTTTTTAATAAAGTCATCCAAAGTCGCCGTATCTAGGTCTTCTAAATTAACTTCTCTAGTCTCAAATTTTTGAGATGCGACCTCATCAGGATGCTGCTTAATATACTTATCTAAGATACTATCTTCGTCTGTTATGCCCGCTTTGATTTCCGCATCTTTTCTGACAGCTTCACCAACCGTTAAATCTTTAGCCTTATCAAAGTCTAGATTATCATTTTCTTTGGTCATACAAGTCCTCTCTATTTAGCCTCTTTTCGTTTGACACGTTGGCCAAAATATTGGTACAAATCAACTTTTAAAGTACCATTATATAATTTTCGTTTTTTATCCGCTAAGCTACCATACTTGGTTTCAAAAGCTTCATCACTGGTCAAGATAAATTTGCTCCAAGTCGTTAATGGCGCGAAGGTTTGACCCATTTCATTATACAAGATGTCGATAGCTTTGTCATCAAGAAGTCGCTCGCCGTATGGTGGATTTGAGATGATAACTCCGTTGATTTTATTAGTTTTTAGATCCTGAAGACGCATTTGTTTCAATTTGATAACATCTGCCAGTCCAGCTTCTTCTGCATTCTTTTTAGCAATGTCAACCATACGACCATCGATATCAGAACCAGTGATATCCAGTTCAATATCATAATTAGCCTTTGATTCTGCTTCATCCCGAACTTCCTGAACTAAGTCCTTAGATACCCAAGACCAATTTTCAAAAGCAAAATCTCGATTAAAACCTGGTGCGATGTTCATCCCAATCATAGCTGCTTCTATACAGAATGTCCCAGACCCACAGGTTGGATCAATTAAAGGTTTGTCGGGGTACCAATTACTTAGCATCAGGATAGCTGCTGCCATATTTTCCTTAATAGGAGCACCACCTTTTTCTACCCGATAACCGCGTTTGAAAAGACTCGAACCAGTTGTATCGATCATAACAGTGGCAATATCTTTTAATAAAGAAACTTCGATTTTATATTCAGGTCCATTTTCTATCAAGGGAACACCCTCAGGACGATGGTAAATTTTTTGAAGTTTTTTGACAACAGCCTTTTTACTGATAGCTTGAACGCTCGGCTCGTTATGAAGTTTCGATTTAACACACTTCGCTTTAGAAATCGGAAAAGTCGAACCTAGTGGTAAATAATGATCCCAATCTAAGCCATAAACACCTTGAAACAATTCTTCAAAGGTTCTAGCTGGAAATTGTCCAACCACGATTTTAATACGGTCCGCAGCACGTAACCATAGATTAGTTTCTACAATAGTCTTGACAGTTCCCTGAAATCTAACTTTGCCATTTTCGACTTGACACTCGATTCCTAAGTCTCTGATTTCACGTCCCACAACTGCTTCAAGTCCAGCTGCTGCTGTAGCGATCAATTCAAATGTTTCTTTCATTTTTACTTCTTTCACTTTTTTACTGTTAAATAAAAGCTAGCCTAAGCTAGCTAAACCTATTATGTAATTTTCTATAAGCCATGTTTTGTTCAGAAGCTGACTAGGAACCAACTTCCTCGATAATCATCTGTCTACTGCTAAAGCAGTTAAGATAGTTCTGTTCGTCTTCCAGCTATCTCATGCCCCGACCAAAGTTTGGGTTGCTAGCTTGAGGGGTTTACCGCGTTCCACTTTTTAGGTTTCCCTAAAAACTTCGTCACTGTGGCACTTTCAAGGTTACTGAGGCATATCCAGAGAACTTAGCCATTTTACCTGCCGTAACGTATCACCGACACGTCCCTAGGCTTATTTTTTCGCCTAGCACAAACACTACCGGCATCACAGCCAGTGCTAGCATGGACTTTCCTCATAGTATTCTTATACTACGCGATTATCCGAAAATTACACAGGAATAATCTATTCCGTGATTTGTTTTCCAAAAACTTCTTTTTCTAATCGAC encodes:
- a CDS encoding THUMP domain-containing class I SAM-dependent RNA methyltransferase gives rise to the protein MKETFELIATAAAGLEAVVGREIRDLGIECQVENGKVRFQGTVKTIVETNLWLRAADRIKIVVGQFPARTFEELFQGVYGLDWDHYLPLGSTFPISKAKCVKSKLHNEPSVQAISKKAVVKKLQKIYHRPEGVPLIENGPEYKIEVSLLKDIATVMIDTTGSSLFKRGYRVEKGGAPIKENMAAAILMLSNWYPDKPLIDPTCGSGTFCIEAAMIGMNIAPGFNRDFAFENWSWVSKDLVQEVRDEAESKANYDIELDITGSDIDGRMVDIAKKNAEEAGLADVIKLKQMRLQDLKTNKINGVIISNPPYGERLLDDKAIDILYNEMGQTFAPLTTWSKFILTSDEAFETKYGSLADKKRKLYNGTLKVDLYQYFGQRVKRKEAK